The Gossypium arboreum isolate Shixiya-1 chromosome 4, ASM2569848v2, whole genome shotgun sequence DNA segment CCTAAAATATCACACTGATGGGAAGAACTTGTTAAGATTAAAGGGCAATGAATAGAACTCTTCGCTTCTCGTATCTGTTTTGAACGATCGGAACTTGTCCCACCAGTGCATTCCGCGATCTTTCCTAGTAGCGTTATCCTTCCGGTGCAATGTAACGTCAAGGAACATTGCCAATAAACCAGCAACGAATACTTCCGACGAGAAAGGCACGTTGATCATGTCGTTGAACTGCAAAATAACAAGGGATTTAATGAGTTTGAAGATCATTAAATGGAGTCATCAAAAGGGTAAAATGAAAATGAGATAGTTACCCATCTGGCTCTGGTATGAACCGGACCGTAACTGTTAACAGCGGTGTACTCGTTGAAGTATTGTGGTATTGATAAGCCCATGAAAACCGAGAAACCTAATATGAACTTTGTTCTGAAACTGTTTAGATTGCAGAACTGAAGTAACCCGAGACCGGCTGAACCCACATATGCAAAGAAAAGACAATATAAAGCTGCGATAATCGGGGCTGGAATCGAGGCGAATACAGCTCCAAATTTTCCTGATTTAGAATGTATGGGAAGTTATAAACATGTATGAAAGATAGGTGGATAGATGGTGTTCACCATTTGAAACTGACCAAGAATCGAGAAGAAGATCATGAACCCTGCAGATATTTGAACAACTCTTCGACTGCCAACACGAGTTAGTGCCAACAAACCGGCATTCTCACTGCATCGAATGCAAGTCGGTTAAACAGAAAGTATAAAATTCTTAATTTAGACAATCAATGCTCAAAAGAATCTTACGCCGAAACAGATGATCCATTCCCGGTTCCAAAAATCCCAGAAAAGAGAATGCCAACACCCTACAATCGAAACAAAACATGACATTAGAAGCGGAATAAAACTGGCATCGGACGAACATAAAACATTTTACCTGCCAACCGATGCCACGGCTGAGAATAGAAGGGGGCAACGGAGTAGCACTTGCATATCTCGAAACCGCAATGAAGGTACCGGTAGACTGTTTAATCATAAAAAAGATCAGAGTAATAGCAAATATTTTAGGAAATGGATATTGAGATTATGAAAACGAAGAAACGAACCTCTACTAGAGCGACAAACGAGGCTGCCATCATAGCAAAAGATTCTCCGGCATCGAATGAAGGAGCTCCCCATTGAAACGGATATGGAACTCTTATCCTATCACCATTCAGTAATAATTTCATAATTGATAGGGTCCGTATCACCGTAAGATTATATTGCCTTGAGAAAAAAAGCCTTACCAAGGAGCAGCACCTATAATCCCGGCACGATCGGTTCGACAGCTTAATTGAGTTTTAGGTCCGGTGTTCTTATATGCCCCACCAACAGTGAGGAGGTGAGCATATATCCAAACAATCACGACTGAGAATATGACAGCAAAACGATCAAACACGTGCCGTTCCCCACGTACCATATGAGGTATATACTGCAACAAACTCATTGAAGTGTTCGTTACGATCCAACAAAATTATCGACCTATTTAGTGTCACTATTGCTGAGCATCGAAACTACCTGTGAGAAAATTAAGAGAAGGACGATCTGTGGCAACCCAATCTCTATACATTTCGCGAGCTACAAAAGAGGTGGACTGGACTTAAGAAAACAAGAAATCGAGCAAGCAATTTTACGGTGACATTGTAGAAGATGTTGATACGTACTACGGGAAAACCGAGTTCATAGAGCCCAAAACCGGACATAGCAACTAACGGAACAGCAGACAACGGACTTAACAACCTGTATAAGCATCAAAAGGGtataaaaacaaacaaacgaAGCTACCACAAGTCTCCAATCAAACACTAAATCGAACATGATTACTACAATCACACATATCGTTACCTTTCTTGTATCGAAAGGTAGCACAACAGAGCAGAATAGAAATTAGTTACTTAAACCACAAGCAATGCTTTTAGCTCACCTAGCAACATTACGCCAAAGGCCACTAAACCCGAGAACAATCTGAAGAGTCGAAGCAACAATAAGAGGACCTTGTATTCCACGCATTATTTTCTCGAATTTCTGCATATTCATCGATCAAAGCCGGTCCAATTCAGATTTTTTTCGGATTTACATTATATATAACACTACAAAAGCTATAGGATCATATTGAAAAAGGCAAACCTCTTCGGGATTCACAATATCACTATACCGGCCGGCCAAGATGATCGAGATTGTCGTTGGGACAAAAGTGTATGAACCTCCGATCACTGCCGGTAAACGGGTACCGAAAAACGTTTGAAACAACGTGTTCACACCAGCTACAAATAACAATGTTTGGATCATCTTGGCTTTCTCTTCCTAATACAATGAATCGTACACAATGGTGAAGCGCATAAG contains these protein-coding regions:
- the LOC108459372 gene encoding nucleobase-ascorbate transporter 7, yielding MAGGGGGGGGGGGGAAPPPKQEELQPHPVKDQLPNIAYCITSPPPWPEAILLGFQHYLVMLGTTVLIPTSLVPQMGGGNEEKAKMIQTLLFVAGVNTLFQTFFGTRLPAVIGGSYTFVPTTISIILAGRYSDIVNPEEKFEKIMRGIQGPLIVASTLQIVLGFSGLWRNVARLLSPLSAVPLVAMSGFGLYELGFPVLAKCIEIGLPQIVLLLIFSQYIPHMVRGERHVFDRFAVIFSVVIVWIYAHLLTVGGAYKNTGPKTQLSCRTDRAGIIGAAPWIRVPYPFQWGAPSFDAGESFAMMAASFVALVESTGTFIAVSRYASATPLPPSILSRGIGWQGVGILFSGIFGTGNGSSVSAENAGLLALTRVGSRRVVQISAGFMIFFSILGKFGAVFASIPAPIIAALYCLFFAYVGSAGLGLLQFCNLNSFRTKFILGFSVFMGLSIPQYFNEYTAVNSYGPVHTRARWFNDMINVPFSSEVFVAGLLAMFLDVTLHRKDNATRKDRGMHWWDKFRSFKTDTRSEEFYSLPFNLNKFFPSV